The Candidatus Stygibacter australis genome has a window encoding:
- a CDS encoding septal ring lytic transglycosylase RlpA family protein, with amino-acid sequence MKLLLKIFIVSVLLFLSGCAGNMYKTDGGYKREHGYYKTNTSRKQAEAEQGDELWMVCSYYADKFHGRTTSNGETFDMYKLTCAHKELPFNTELRVTDPDTGKSVDVRVNDRGPFIAGRDLDLSYAAAKQIGLIPYGVRKLQVEIIKKP; translated from the coding sequence ATGAAGTTATTACTAAAAATATTCATAGTTTCTGTTCTGCTGTTTCTCAGCGGATGTGCTGGCAATATGTATAAGACAGATGGCGGCTATAAAAGAGAACATGGCTATTATAAAACCAATACTTCCCGCAAGCAGGCAGAAGCTGAGCAGGGAGATGAATTATGGATGGTCTGCTCCTATTATGCAGATAAATTTCACGGCAGAACTACTTCTAATGGAGAGACCTTTGACATGTACAAACTCACCTGCGCCCATAAAGAGCTGCCATTCAATACGGAACTGCGGGTTACTGATCCTGATACAGGCAAATCTGTGGATGTGAGAGTCAATGATCGAGGTCCCTTCATTGCCGGACGTGATCTTGATCTATCTTATGCAGCAGCAAAGCAGATAGGCTTGATTCCTTATGGTGTAAGAAAACTGCAGGTAGAAATTATAAAAAAACCGTAG